The Pseudomonadota bacterium DNA segment TCGGCAGGCTGTTGGGCCGAAAGAAGGCGCCCGAGATCACCGACATCCCGGACTTTGAGCTATCGCCGGTGGAGTCGATGGAGGGCGACATCGACAAGGCCTGGCATGGCCTGCACTACTGCTTGAACGGCACCAAAGAAAGAGCGGAACCACCGCTCGACTTCCTCATAGATGGTGGCGAGTTGGTAGGCCAGGTAGACGTAGGGTGGGGCCCAGCGCGTGCGTACCGTAGCTCCCAGGCCCACGAGCTGCATCAGGTGCTGGCGACGATTGATCGAGATCGCCTGCGCGAGGGCTTCCATCCGGCGGAGATGGACCGCCTGGATATCTACCCGACCATCTGGGTGCGTGACGGAGACGAGGGCTTCGATTACATCGCCGAATGGTTCGATCGCCTA contains these protein-coding regions:
- a CDS encoding YfbM family protein, translated to MGMACAYHAASDATIAKLLGDPALVWRLLAPDDPEVYLDEANDAQRVGFFGRLLGRKKAPEITDIPDFELSPVESMEGDIDKAWHGLHYCLNGTKERAEPPLDFLIDGGELVGQVDVGWGPARAYRSSQAHELHQVLATIDRDRLREGFHPAEMDRLDIYPTIWVRDGDEGFDYIAEWFDRLKEFIAHCATHGIGFVIYLC